ATAACGTCCGGCGCTGCGCAGGTCGCTGCCGAGATCGCTGAACATCGCGGCCTCCGCGTCAGCGTCCGCTGCCGAGCGCCTGCGCGGCCGGCATCGCTTCGTACGGCGTCTCGCGCACGGTCGGCTTCGCCTCGCGGCGTGCGCGCAGCACGGCGATCAGCCCGTACACCGCGATGCTGACGACGACGAGAATGAACAGCCCCGCGAGCGCGGCATCGACATAGTCGTTGAAGATGATCCGCTTCATCTGCGCGATCGACTTCGCCGGCGCGAGCACCTTGCCTTCGTCGACTGCCGCCTGCAGCTTCGCCGCGTGCGCGAGGAAGCTGACCTTCGGATTCGCGTCGAAGATCTTCTGCCAGCCGGCCGTCAGCGTGCAGATCAGCAGCCAGGCCGTCGGCACGATCGTGACCCACGCATAGCGCTCGCGCTTCATCTTGAACAGCACGACGGTGCCGAGCACCAGCGCGATCGCGGCGAGCATCTGGTTCGAGATGCCGAACAGCGGCCACAGCGTGTTGATGCCGCCGAGCGGATCGACCACGCCCTGATACAGGAAGTAGCCCCACGCCGCCACGCACAGGCCGGTCGCGATCAGGTTCGCCGGCAGCGACTCGGTGCGCTTGAGCGCCGGATGGAACGTGCCGAGCAGATCCTGCAGCATGAAGCGGCCCGCACGCGTGCCGGCATCGACCGCCGTCAGGATGAACAGCGCCTCGAACAGGATCGCGAAGTGATACCAGAACGCCATCATCGCTTCGCCGCCGATCACCTGGTGCAGGATGTGCGCCATCCCGACCGCCAGCGTCGGCGCGCCGCCTGCGCGCGCGATGATCGTCGTTTCGCCGACCGCCTTCGCGGTCTGCGTCAGCATGTCGGGCGTCAGCACGAAGCCCCATTGCGTGACGGTGTTCGCGACGGCTTCCGGCGTCGAGCCGAGCACGGCGGCCGGTGCGTTCATCGCGAAGTAGATGCCCGGCTCGATCACGCACGCGGCGACGAGCGCCATGATCGCGACGAACGATTCCATCAGCATCGCGCCGTAGCCGATGAAGCGCGCGTTGGTTTCGTTGTCGATCAGCTTCGGCGTCGTACCCGACGAGATCAGCGCGTGGAAGCCCGACACCGCGCCGCACGCGATCGTGATGAACAGGAACGGGAACAGGTTGCCCGACCAGACCGGGCCCGTGCCGTCGACGAACTTCGTCAGCGCGGGCATCTTCAGTTCCGGCGCGACGATCAGGATGCCGATCGCGAGACCGACGATCGTGCCGACCTTCAGGAACGTCGACAGATAGTCGCGCGGCGCGAGCAGCAGCCACACCGGCAGCACCGATGCGATGAAGCCGTAGCCGATCAGGATCCAGGTGAGTTGCGTGCCGCTGAACGTGAACCAGGCGGCGAGCGTCGGCGAGTCGTGCACGTGCTGGCCGTACGCGATCGACGCCATCAGCAGCACGAAGCCGATGATCGACACTTCGCCGATGCGGCCCGGCCGGATGAAGCGCGTATAGACGCCCATGAACAGCGCGATCGGAATCGTCGCGGCGACGGTGAACGTGCCCCACGGCGAATTGGTCAGCGCCTTCACGACGATCAGCGCGAGCACGGCGAGGATGATCACCATGATCAGGAACGCGCCGAACAGCGCGATCACGCCGGGCACCGTGCCGAGTTCCATCTTGACGAGATCGCCGAGCGAGCGGCCGTCGCGGCGCGTCGAGATGAACAGCACGATGAAGTCCTGCACCGCACCGGCGAACACGACGCCGGCCAGGATCCACAGCATGCCGGGCGTATAGCCCATCTGCGCGGCGAGCACGGGCCCGACGAGCGGCCCGGCGCCGGCGATCGCGGCGAAGTGATGGCCGAACAGCACGTACTTGTTGGTCGGCACGTAGTCGAGGCCGTCGTTGTATTTGACGGCCGGCGTCATCCGCAGGCCGTCGAGCTGCATGACCTTGCTGGCGATGAAGCGGCTGTAGAAGCGATATGCGATCAGATACACGCAGACTGCGGCGATCACGATCCACAACGCGCTGACGCGCTCGCCGTGTGCGAGTGCGATCGTTCCGAATGCGAACGCGCCTAGCAGCGCGACCGCGATCCAGATCAGGGTGCTGGATGCCCGATTCATGGCGTCTCCTAGTCTCCTATTTGGTTCTCGATTGAGCGCGGCGGCACACCGCGCCCACGTGACGTCAAAGCGTCGCGCCCCGGTCCTGGGCGGCCGGGGCAGTGGGTCGTAGTATTCCGGCGGCGCGCATGGCTTACAAGCGGACAACTACGTACCGCCTCTACGTAGAAATACGTAGCGCGTAGATGCGGCCTTCATGTCGCGTCCGGCGCAGAGGCCCGTAAAATACGACGTCGGCCGGCGCGCGGCGCGCGTTCGCGCCGGCTTGCGCAACGCCCCACTCTTCGACGGCAGGAAACATGGAGCTACGCCATCTGCGGTATTTCGTTGCGGTCGCCGAGGAGCGCAGCTTCACGCGCGCCGCGCAACGCCTGCATATCGCGCAGCCGCCGTTGAGCCGGCAGATCCAGCAGCTCGAACAGCTGCTCGACGTGCAGCTGTTCGAACGCAATTCGCGCCCGCTCAAGCTCACGGAGACGGGGCGCTTCTTCTATCAGCATGCGGCGCAGCTGCTCGCGCAAACCGCCGAACTCGAATCGATGACGCGCCGCGTCGGCAAGATCGAGCGCAGCCTGTCGGTCGGCTTCGTCGGCTCGACGCTGTACGGGATGCTGCCGAAGATCATCCGCCGCTATCGCCAGCAATACGCGGAAGTCGAGCTGAGCCTGCACGAAATGTCGACGATGGATCAGATCAAGGCGCTGAAGGAAGGCCGGATCGACGTCGGATTCGGCCGCATCCGCCTCGAGGATCCGAGCATTCGGCGCGTCGTGCTGCGCGAGGAGCGGCTGATCGCGGCGCTGCCGCTCGGCCATCCGCTGTGCGACGCGAAGCCGGTGCTGTCGCTGCACGATCTGCTGAAGGAAACGCTGATCATCTTCCCGAAGGCGCCGCGGCCGAGCTATGCCGATCAGGTGCTTGCCGCGTTCCACGACCGTTCGCTGAAACCGGCGCGCGTGATCGAGACGCGCGAGCTGCAGATCGCGCTCGGGCTCGTCGCGGCCGGCGAAGGCGTGTCGATCGTGCCGAAGAGCGTGTACGGGCTGAAACGCGACGACATCGCCTACAAGGATCTCGACGACGCGAAGCTCGTGTCGCCGATCATCATGAGCATGCGGATGCTCGACCAGTCCGAGGACATCGAGCGCATGCTGCAGCTGATCTACGATCTGTACGACGAGCAGGGCATGGAATACATGACGCCGTCGGAGCACGAACCGACGGCGCGGCGCGGGCCGGCGCCGGACTGAACGGGCGGACGCCCGTTCGCGTCGTCAGCGGTTCGCCGGTGCGAGATCGGCGCCCGGCGTGCGGCCGAGACGCAGCCCGAACGCGGCGAGCGCGGCACCCGCGAGCGGCACCGCCAGCGCGGTGAAGAAGCCGGGCGCAGCGCCCCACGCGAGAAACGTGCCGCCGATCGCCGAGCCCGCAATCGCGCCTGCACGCCCCATTCCGATCGCCCAGCCTGTCGCCGTCGCGCGCAGCGCAGTCGGATACGCACCGACGATCAGATAGTTGAGCGCGATCTGCTGGCCGCCGATCCCGAAGCCGGCCGCGCCGACGAGCACGAACACGAGCGTCCAGTTCGTGCCGGCCTGGCCGAGCGCGAGCGCGACCGCGATACCGAACGCGAACATCGCGCACAGCAGGTTGCGCACGTTCACGCGCGGCAGCACGATCGACAGCGGAATCGCGCAGACGATGAACACCGCGTTCACGATCACGGTGCCGACCGGCGCCTGCTGCGCGGTCAGGCCGGCCGCCTTCAGCACGGTCGGCAGCCACGACAGCAGCATGAACCATGCGATCCAGTTCAGCAGATAGATGGCCCAGATGCCGAGCGTCCGGCGCGCGTAGCCGTTGCGGAGCAAGGCGCCGACGCTCGCCTTCGCGCTCGCTTCGTCGGGCACCGTGAAGCGTACGTCGGCCGGCAGCGGCTGCGTCGCGATTTTCGACAGCGTCGCCCGCACGCGCTGCTGTGCACGCGCATCGTCGCGCGATGCCAGATAGCAGAGCGATTCCGGCAGCAGCAGCGCGACTGCGCCGAGCATCGCGAGCGGCACGCCGCCGCCCACCGCGAAAATGCCCTGCCAGCCGATCGCCGGCAGCATCCGCGCGGCCAGCAGCCCGCCGAGCATCGCGCCTGCGGGCAGCCCGAGCAGCACGCCGGTCATCACGGCGCCGCGCAGCCGCGCGGGGCAGTATTCGGCCGCGAGCGCGAGCAGCACCGGCGTACAGCCGCCCATCCCGAGCCCGGCAATGAACCGCAGGACGAGAATCTGCGACGGACTGCTCGCCCACGCGGTCGCGAGCGTCGCCGCGCCGAACAGCGCGAGCCCGATCATGATCGCGGGCCGGCGCCCGATGCGATCGCCGACGAGGCCGAGCGTCATCGCGCCGATCGTCATGCCGACGATCCCCGCGGTAAGGATCGGCGCGAGCGCGCCGGACGGCAACGCGAACGACGCGAGAATCGCGGGGCCGGTAAACGCGATCGCCTGCGTGTCGAAGCCGTCGAGCAGCGCGATCACCACGCACAGCGCGAGCACGCGAATCTGGAACGCGCCGAGCGGCGCATCGTCGATCCACGCGGGGATCGAGCGGGTGGCGGAAGCCGTCATCGAGGGGAGTCTCCTGAGTCCGGGCGCGACGACGGCCCGGTTCGTTTTTGTCCGTCGTGGTCGAATGCCGTCCCCGCACTCAGCGCGACAACACCGCCACGGCCTTGATCTCGACGATATAGCCCGGCGCGCCGCCGAGCATGTGCGCGCCGACCGCCGTCCACGCGGGCAGCGGATCGGCGGTGAAGTAGCGGTTGCGCACCTGCATGAACAGCGGCAGATCGCGCATGTCGGTATGGAACGTGGTCAGATCGACGACGTCGGCGAGCGATGCGCCGGCCGCTTCCAGCACGTAGCGCAGATTCTCGAATGCCTGCACGATCTGCGCCTCGCGGCCGTCGACCAGCTGCATCGACCGGTCGCGCCCGATCTGCCCCGACACATAGATCGTGTCGCCGACCTGAATCGCCGGTGCATAGCCGATCTGTTCGTAGACGGCCTCCATTCCTGCGGGCACGATGGCCTTGCGCTGCTGCATCGATGTCTCCTCGTCCGGCGTATGTGCCGGCTGCGATGATGGAATGTGCGCCGCCGATCGACGGCGCGCGTACGTGCATGACGCGTGCGCGTCAGCCGTTGTCGCCGCCCGCGACGGGCAGCACGGTGCCGGTGATGTAGCTCGCCTCGTCCGAGGCGAGGAACAGGATAGGCGCGATCTGCTCGTCGAGCGTGCCGTAGCGCTTGAAGAACGTCGATTCGGTGACCTGCTTCACCGCCTCGCTCATCCACGCCTGCTCCTGCTCGCTGTCGCCGGCCGCATTGCGCGGCACGCGGCGCGGCGGCGCGGTCGTGCCGCCCGGCGCCGTCGCGACGACGCGGATGTTGTGCTCGCCGTATTCCATCGCGAGCGCCTGCGTCAGCGCATTGACGCCGCCCTTCGCGGCCGAGTACGGCACGCGGCGAATGCCGCGCGTCGCGTTCGACGACACGTTGACGATCGTGCCGCGCCCGCGTTCGAGCAGATACGGCAGCACCGCGTGGCACGCGTAGAGCGTCGGCATCAGCGAACGGCGAATCTCGGCGTCGATCTGGGCGGGCTCGAATTCGGCGAACGGACGCATCCGGATCGCGCCGCCGACGCCGTTGATCAGCACGTCGATCGCGCCGAACCGGCTGGCGGCGAACGCCATCGTCGCGCGCGCGCCTTCGTAGGTTTCGAGATCGGCGACGAAGCCGGCCGCGCGGTCGGTGCCCGCTTCGGCCGCCACGTCGGCGACGAACTCGGCGCGATCGACGAACAGCACTTGACCGCCTTCGGCCGCGGCGCGCAGCGCGACGCCGCGACCGATTCCCTGCGCGGCGCCGGTAACGACGAGGGTCTTGCCAGCGAATCGTTGCATGGTCATGCCGCCTTTGCCGT
The sequence above is a segment of the Burkholderia multivorans ATCC BAA-247 genome. Coding sequences within it:
- a CDS encoding carbon starvation CstA family protein, with the translated sequence MNRASSTLIWIAVALLGAFAFGTIALAHGERVSALWIVIAAVCVYLIAYRFYSRFIASKVMQLDGLRMTPAVKYNDGLDYVPTNKYVLFGHHFAAIAGAGPLVGPVLAAQMGYTPGMLWILAGVVFAGAVQDFIVLFISTRRDGRSLGDLVKMELGTVPGVIALFGAFLIMVIILAVLALIVVKALTNSPWGTFTVAATIPIALFMGVYTRFIRPGRIGEVSIIGFVLLMASIAYGQHVHDSPTLAAWFTFSGTQLTWILIGYGFIASVLPVWLLLAPRDYLSTFLKVGTIVGLAIGILIVAPELKMPALTKFVDGTGPVWSGNLFPFLFITIACGAVSGFHALISSGTTPKLIDNETNARFIGYGAMLMESFVAIMALVAACVIEPGIYFAMNAPAAVLGSTPEAVANTVTQWGFVLTPDMLTQTAKAVGETTIIARAGGAPTLAVGMAHILHQVIGGEAMMAFWYHFAILFEALFILTAVDAGTRAGRFMLQDLLGTFHPALKRTESLPANLIATGLCVAAWGYFLYQGVVDPLGGINTLWPLFGISNQMLAAIALVLGTVVLFKMKRERYAWVTIVPTAWLLICTLTAGWQKIFDANPKVSFLAHAAKLQAAVDEGKVLAPAKSIAQMKRIIFNDYVDAALAGLFILVVVSIAVYGLIAVLRARREAKPTVRETPYEAMPAAQALGSGR
- a CDS encoding LysR family transcriptional regulator gives rise to the protein MELRHLRYFVAVAEERSFTRAAQRLHIAQPPLSRQIQQLEQLLDVQLFERNSRPLKLTETGRFFYQHAAQLLAQTAELESMTRRVGKIERSLSVGFVGSTLYGMLPKIIRRYRQQYAEVELSLHEMSTMDQIKALKEGRIDVGFGRIRLEDPSIRRVVLREERLIAALPLGHPLCDAKPVLSLHDLLKETLIIFPKAPRPSYADQVLAAFHDRSLKPARVIETRELQIALGLVAAGEGVSIVPKSVYGLKRDDIAYKDLDDAKLVSPIIMSMRMLDQSEDIERMLQLIYDLYDEQGMEYMTPSEHEPTARRGPAPD
- a CDS encoding MFS transporter — encoded protein: MTASATRSIPAWIDDAPLGAFQIRVLALCVVIALLDGFDTQAIAFTGPAILASFALPSGALAPILTAGIVGMTIGAMTLGLVGDRIGRRPAIMIGLALFGAATLATAWASSPSQILVLRFIAGLGMGGCTPVLLALAAEYCPARLRGAVMTGVLLGLPAGAMLGGLLAARMLPAIGWQGIFAVGGGVPLAMLGAVALLLPESLCYLASRDDARAQQRVRATLSKIATQPLPADVRFTVPDEASAKASVGALLRNGYARRTLGIWAIYLLNWIAWFMLLSWLPTVLKAAGLTAQQAPVGTVIVNAVFIVCAIPLSIVLPRVNVRNLLCAMFAFGIAVALALGQAGTNWTLVFVLVGAAGFGIGGQQIALNYLIVGAYPTALRATATGWAIGMGRAGAIAGSAIGGTFLAWGAAPGFFTALAVPLAGAALAAFGLRLGRTPGADLAPANR
- a CDS encoding RidA family protein, producing the protein MQQRKAIVPAGMEAVYEQIGYAPAIQVGDTIYVSGQIGRDRSMQLVDGREAQIVQAFENLRYVLEAAGASLADVVDLTTFHTDMRDLPLFMQVRNRYFTADPLPAWTAVGAHMLGGAPGYIVEIKAVAVLSR
- the benD gene encoding benzoate diol dehydrogenase BenD gives rise to the protein MTMQRFAGKTLVVTGAAQGIGRGVALRAAAEGGQVLFVDRAEFVADVAAEAGTDRAAGFVADLETYEGARATMAFAASRFGAIDVLINGVGGAIRMRPFAEFEPAQIDAEIRRSLMPTLYACHAVLPYLLERGRGTIVNVSSNATRGIRRVPYSAAKGGVNALTQALAMEYGEHNIRVVATAPGGTTAPPRRVPRNAAGDSEQEQAWMSEAVKQVTESTFFKRYGTLDEQIAPILFLASDEASYITGTVLPVAGGDNG